A part of Gossypium hirsutum isolate 1008001.06 chromosome A07, Gossypium_hirsutum_v2.1, whole genome shotgun sequence genomic DNA contains:
- the LOC107933972 gene encoding uncharacterized protein, whose protein sequence is MSKEQAPEPLDFFIWTVEDVGMWLEKINLGSYRQIFKENGVNGEYLEGMSMFTTEQILRFIRRCHMKWGDFITLCKELRRIKVACLKGEQKVRRPWWAPSCLSLVFLKVAKRNRQSRVVSLKLEP, encoded by the exons ATGAGCAAAGAACAAGCGCCTGAGCCACTCGATTTCTTCATTTGGACTGTTGAg GATGTCGGGATGTGGTTGGAAAAGATAAATCTTGGTAGCTATCGTCAGATTTTCAAAGAAAACGGTGTCAATGGGGAATACCTAGAAGGCATGTCTATGTTTACAACTGAACAGATTCTTCGGTTTATAAGACGATGCCATATGAAATGGGGAGACTTCATCACTCTATGCAAGGAACTTAGACGAATAAAAG TGGCTTGTCTAAAGGGAGAGCAAAAAGTTCGCAGGCCGTGGTGGGCACCTTCATGCCTTTCGTTAGTCTTTCTCAAGGTGGCAAAACGGAACAGACAATCGCGCGTTGTTTCCTTGAAGCTCGAACCGTGA
- the LOC107934001 gene encoding probable glutamate carboxypeptidase AMP1, protein MPPNLTKPNSGFTSKPSPLCTFVSLIFLLIIGFYTLHYPPGNPKKVLLFQQIFLSSASNSTIASYLRSLTSHPHLAGTKPSLETIHYVKTHFQNLGLETHTVPFQTLLSYPVHASVLMHFGNGTVLNLPLNEMGIPSYPSSGLIQPYHAFSPSGTVHGKVVFANHGREDDYRTLGLMGVNVNGCIVVIRKGGGLSRGAVVKIAEKKGALGVLMYAEGDVSKGSFGSGVERGTVMEGVGDPLTPGWGADEDGERLKLEDKKVLQRFPGIPSLPLPFESAQLILDSLGGPLAPQEWRDSGRSNLSHVGSGLVMVNFTYQGEKKLATIYNVVAVIRGLEEPDRYVLMGNHRDAWTYGAVDPNSGTATLLDIARRYALLMRKGWNPRRTIIFCSWDAEEFGMIGSTEWVEQNLVNLGAKAVAYLNVDCAVQGPGFFAGATPQLDNLILEVTKKVQDQDSEVVATIYEKWKTMNGNNIQRLSGVDSDFAPFLQHAGVPSVDIYYGRDFPVYHTAFDSFNWMINNADPFFWRHVAVAGVWGLLGLHLADDPVLPFDYLSYAKQLQEYKDAYSRVLDGNISLTPLAASIQEFTSAAKQANEETKKLMEQEFTNDLLALKIRALNDGLMLAERGFLDTDGIKGREWFKHLIYGPRSNYESGLEFFPGISDAMAESKNMSQKDGHAAIKHEIWRVARAIQRAAAALKGELV, encoded by the exons atgccTCCAAACCTTACTAAACCCAACAGTGGCTTCACTTCAAAGCCATCGCCTCTCTGTACTTTTGTATCCCTCATTTTCCTCCTTATTATAGGTTTCTACACTCTCCATTACCCACCTGGAAATCCCAAAAAAGTCCTTCTTTTCCAGCAAATATTCCTCTCTTCTGCCTCCAACTCCACCATCGCCTCCTACCTGCGTTCCCTCACTTCCCACCCTCATCTCGCTGGCACAAAGCCTTCCCTTGAAACCATCCACTATGTCAAAACCCACTTTCAAAACCTTGGCTTGGAAACGCATACGGTGCCGTTTCAGACCCTTTTGTCTTACCCCGTTCATGCTTCGGTTTTAATGCATTTCGGCAACGGCACCGTGTTAAACTTGCCTTTAAACGAAATGGGTATTCCTAGTTATCCATCTTCAGGCTTGATACAACCCTACCATGCATTTTCTCCGTCGGGAACGGTGCATGGTAAGGTTGTTTTTGCGAACCACGGGAGGGAAGATGACTATCGCACGCTTGGGCTGATGGGGGTTAATGTTAATGGCTGCATAGTGGTAATTAGAAAAGGTGGTGGTTTGAGTAGAGGGGCCGTAGTGAAAATAGCTGAAAAAAAAGGCGCTTTGGGGGTGCTAATGTATGCTGAAGGGGATGTTTCAAAGGGTAGCTTTGGGTCTGGAGTTGAAAGAGGGACAGTTATGGAGGGAGTTGGTGACCCCTTAACTCCTGGATGGGGTGCGGATGAAGATGGGGAGAGGTTGAAGTTGGAGGACAAGAAGGTTTTGCAGAGGTTTCCTGGCATTCCATCTCTGCCCTTACCTTTTGAGTCTGCTCAACTTATTTTAGATTCTCTTGGGGGACCTTTGGCACCTCAGGAATGGAGGGATTCCGGACGATCTAATTTATCCCATGTTGGATCGGGTCTGGTTATGGTGAATTTTACTTACCAG gGGGAGAAAAAGTTGGCTACAATTTACAATGTAGTCGCTGTCATAAGAGGATTGGAGGAGCCAGATCGTTATGTTTTGATGGGGAATCATAGAGATGCTTGGACATATGGTGCTGTTGACCCCAATAGTGGGACTGCAACACTCCTTGATATTGCTCGAAGATATGCCCTTTTGATGCGAAAGGGTTGGAACCCTCGGAGGACAATCATTTTTTGCAGTTGGGATGCTGAAGAATTTGGAATG ATCGGTTCCACGGAGTGGGTTGAGCAGAACCTTGTAAATCTTGGTGCTAAAGCTGTGGCATATCTTAACGTAGATTGTGCGGTGCAAGGGCCTGGGTTTTTTGCTGGCGCAACTCCTCAGCTAGATAATCTTATTCTTGAGGTCACAAAGAAG GTCCAGGATCAGGATTCAGAGGTTGTAGCTACAATATATGAAAAATGGAAAACCATGAATGGAAACAAT ATTCAAAGACTCAGTGGCGTGGATTCTGATTTTGCACCATTCTTGCAACATGCCGGGGTTCCTTCTGTCGACATATATTATGGAAGAG ATTTCCCTGTATATCATACTGCTTTTGATTCTTTCAACTGGATGATAAACAACGCAGATCCATTCTTTTGGCGTCATGTGGCTG TGGCTGGAGTTTGGGGTCTTCTAGGCCTTCACCTTGCTGATGATCCAGTTCTACCTTTTGATTACCTCTCCTATGCTAAACAGTTGCAG GAGTATAAAGATGCCTACAGCAGAGTTTTGGATGGTAACATATCCCTCACCCCCCTAGCCGCATCGATTCAAGAATTTACATCTGCAGCAAAACAAGCTAACGAAGAAACAAAG AAACTAATGGAGCAAGAATTTACCAATGACCTTTTAGCTTTGAAGATCAGAGCATTGAATGATGGGTTGATGCTTGCCGAAAGAGGCTTCCTAGATACAGATGGAATTAAAGGAAGGGAGTGGTTCAAGCATCTT ATTTATGGACCTCGCAGCAACTACGAGAGTGGATTGGAGTTCTTCCCTGGAATATCTGATGCCATGGCTGAATCAAAGAACATGAGCCAAAAGGACGGGCATGCAGCAATTAAACACGAAATCTGGAGAGTTGCTAGAGCCATCCAAAGAGCCGCAGCTGCACTCAAAGGAGAACTTGTCTGA
- the LOC107934004 gene encoding OBERON-like protein isoform X2, translated as MGTSSGSNINHQHMSKMLPPRQQQQQQQQPGSLQTSLSLISLDPHTSSNAQEPRFNSDNIHESPTESASSRETWPTADAITTKKMVNGKTENDCTEQSVIRRVSNAEKITLRDIARERVDVISEKMHHLPDEFLDELKNQLKIILEGNGGSQNREEFLILQKLVQSRYDLTAKTLIRAHRAQLEILVAINMGIQAFLHPNISLSQTSLIEVFVYKRCRNIACQSQLPADDCGCEICANRNGFCNLCMCVICNKFDFEVNTCRWIGCDFCSHWTHTDCAIRDGQICMGPSAKSGTGPTEMLFHCRACNRTSELLGWVKDVFQHCVPAWDREALMRELDFVSMIFRGSDDPRGKKLFLKCEDLLEKLRGGLAESMAGRSILMFFQDSSTSLENGEGGGLIAPQEACNRIADVVQEAIKKMEMVADEKMRMFKKARLALDACERELEDKAKEVAELKLVRQKKKLQIEELEKIVRLKHAEADMFQLKANEAKQEAERLQRIAHAKSDKSEEEYTSSYLKLRLSEAEAEKKYLFEKIKLQESSHTSQSSNGGDPSQILTYAKIRDLLHGYNIPSKTDSHPNERHNFRTNP; from the exons ATGGGGACTTCATCTGGTTCTAATATTAACCACCAGCATATGTCGAAGATGCTACCCCCAcgccaacaacaacaacaacaacaacaaccagGGAGCTTGCAAACTTCGTTGTCCTTAATCTCCTTAGATCCTCACACATCGTCTAATGCCCAAGAGCCCAGATTTAACTCGGATAACATTCATGAGTCTCCAACTGAGAGTGCTAGCTCACGAGAGACTTGGCCTACTGCTGATGCTATCACAACAAAGAAAATGGTAAATGGGAAAACTGAAAATGATTGCACTGAGCAGTCTGTCATTCGTCGTGTCTCTAATGCTGAAAAGATAACTCTTCGAGACATTGCTAGAGAAAGAGTTGATGTTATATCTGAAAAGATGCATCACCTACCTGATGAGTTTCTAGATGAGCTAAAGAATCAACTCAAGATTATTCTGGAAGGCAATGGTGGTTCGCAAAACCGAGAGGAGTTTTTAATTCTTCAGAAGCTTGTTCAAAGCAGATATGATTTAACAGCAAAGACTTTGATTAGAGCTCACCGAGCACAACTTGAAATACTCGTTGCAATAAATATGGGAATCCAGGCCTTCCTGCATCCAAACATCAGTCTATCTCAAACTTCTCTCATCGAGGTTTTTGTGTACAAAAGATGCAGAAATATTGCATGCCAAAGCCAACTACCTGCAGATGATTGCGGCTGTGAAATATGTGCCAATAGGAATGGATTTTGCAATCTTTGTATGTGTGTTATCTGCAACAAGTTCGATTTTGAAGTAAATACCTGCCGCTGGATTGGTTGTGATTTCTGTTCCCATTGGACTCATACAGATTGTGCTATACGTGATGGTCAAATTTGTATGGGTCCTTCTGCTAAAAGTGGAACAGGTCCTACTGAAATGCTTTTCCACTGCCGAGCTTGCAATCGAACATCTGAGCTGTTGGGTTGGGTTAAAGATGTCTTTCAACATTGTGTTCCAGCCTGGGATAGAGAGGCTCTCATGAGAGAACTTGATTTTGTTAGTATGATTTTCCGTGGAAGTGATGATCCCAGAGGGAAGAAACTCTTTTTGAAGTGTGAGGATCTTTTAGAAAAATTGAGGGGTGGACTAGCCGAGTCCATGGCCGGCAGATCGATATTAATGTTTTTCCAAG ATTCTTCAACAAGCCTGGAAAATGGGGAAGGTGGTGGGTTGATAGCACCACAAGAAGCATGCAATAGAATAGCAGATGTAGTGCAGGAGGCCATAAAGAAGATGGAAATGGTGGCCGATGAGAAAATGAGGATGTTCAAAAAAGCTCGCTTAGCTCTCGATGCTTGTGAACGAGAGCTCGAAGACAAGGCCAAAGAAGTAGCAGAACTGAAGCTGGTGAGACAGAAAAAGAAGCTACAGATAGAAGAACTAGAGAAAATCGTTAGGCTTAAACATGCTGAAGCTGATATGTTCCAACTCAAAGCCAACGAAGCAAAACAAGAAGCCGAGAGGCTTCAAAGAATTGCTCATGCCAAATCCGACAAATCAGAGGAAGAGTATACTAGCAGTTATCTCAAACTCCGTTTGAGTGAAGCCGAGGCTGAGAAGAAGTATTTGTTTGAAAAGATAAAGCTGCAAGAGAGTTCACACACTTCACAGAGCAGCAACGGTGGCGACCCTTCGCAGATTCTGACATATGCCAAAATCCGGGATCTTCTCCATGGATACAATATCCCCTCTAAGACAGATTCTCACCCAAATGAGCGCCACAATTTTAGAACAAATCCTTAA
- the LOC107934004 gene encoding OBERON-like protein isoform X1 has translation MGTSSGSNINHQHMSKMLPPRQQQQQQQQPGSLQTSLSLISLDPHTSSNAQEPRFNSDNIHESPTESASSRETWPTADAITTKKMVNGKTENDCTEQSVIRRVSNAEKITLRDIARERVDVISEKMHHLPDEFLDELKNQLKIILEGNGGSQNREEFLILQKLVQSRYDLTAKTLIRAHRAQLEILVAINMGIQAFLHPNISLSQTSLIEVFVYKRCRNIACQSQLPADDCGCEICANRNGFCNLCMCVICNKFDFEVNTCRWIGCDFCSHWTHTDCAIRDGQICMGPSAKSGTGPTEMLFHCRACNRTSELLGWVKDVFQHCVPAWDREALMRELDFVSMIFRGSDDPRGKKLFLKCEDLLEKLRGGLAESMAGRSILMFFQELDTDSSTSLENGEGGGLIAPQEACNRIADVVQEAIKKMEMVADEKMRMFKKARLALDACERELEDKAKEVAELKLVRQKKKLQIEELEKIVRLKHAEADMFQLKANEAKQEAERLQRIAHAKSDKSEEEYTSSYLKLRLSEAEAEKKYLFEKIKLQESSHTSQSSNGGDPSQILTYAKIRDLLHGYNIPSKTDSHPNERHNFRTNP, from the exons ATGGGGACTTCATCTGGTTCTAATATTAACCACCAGCATATGTCGAAGATGCTACCCCCAcgccaacaacaacaacaacaacaacaaccagGGAGCTTGCAAACTTCGTTGTCCTTAATCTCCTTAGATCCTCACACATCGTCTAATGCCCAAGAGCCCAGATTTAACTCGGATAACATTCATGAGTCTCCAACTGAGAGTGCTAGCTCACGAGAGACTTGGCCTACTGCTGATGCTATCACAACAAAGAAAATGGTAAATGGGAAAACTGAAAATGATTGCACTGAGCAGTCTGTCATTCGTCGTGTCTCTAATGCTGAAAAGATAACTCTTCGAGACATTGCTAGAGAAAGAGTTGATGTTATATCTGAAAAGATGCATCACCTACCTGATGAGTTTCTAGATGAGCTAAAGAATCAACTCAAGATTATTCTGGAAGGCAATGGTGGTTCGCAAAACCGAGAGGAGTTTTTAATTCTTCAGAAGCTTGTTCAAAGCAGATATGATTTAACAGCAAAGACTTTGATTAGAGCTCACCGAGCACAACTTGAAATACTCGTTGCAATAAATATGGGAATCCAGGCCTTCCTGCATCCAAACATCAGTCTATCTCAAACTTCTCTCATCGAGGTTTTTGTGTACAAAAGATGCAGAAATATTGCATGCCAAAGCCAACTACCTGCAGATGATTGCGGCTGTGAAATATGTGCCAATAGGAATGGATTTTGCAATCTTTGTATGTGTGTTATCTGCAACAAGTTCGATTTTGAAGTAAATACCTGCCGCTGGATTGGTTGTGATTTCTGTTCCCATTGGACTCATACAGATTGTGCTATACGTGATGGTCAAATTTGTATGGGTCCTTCTGCTAAAAGTGGAACAGGTCCTACTGAAATGCTTTTCCACTGCCGAGCTTGCAATCGAACATCTGAGCTGTTGGGTTGGGTTAAAGATGTCTTTCAACATTGTGTTCCAGCCTGGGATAGAGAGGCTCTCATGAGAGAACTTGATTTTGTTAGTATGATTTTCCGTGGAAGTGATGATCCCAGAGGGAAGAAACTCTTTTTGAAGTGTGAGGATCTTTTAGAAAAATTGAGGGGTGGACTAGCCGAGTCCATGGCCGGCAGATCGATATTAATGTTTTTCCAAG AACTTGATACAGATTCTTCAACAAGCCTGGAAAATGGGGAAGGTGGTGGGTTGATAGCACCACAAGAAGCATGCAATAGAATAGCAGATGTAGTGCAGGAGGCCATAAAGAAGATGGAAATGGTGGCCGATGAGAAAATGAGGATGTTCAAAAAAGCTCGCTTAGCTCTCGATGCTTGTGAACGAGAGCTCGAAGACAAGGCCAAAGAAGTAGCAGAACTGAAGCTGGTGAGACAGAAAAAGAAGCTACAGATAGAAGAACTAGAGAAAATCGTTAGGCTTAAACATGCTGAAGCTGATATGTTCCAACTCAAAGCCAACGAAGCAAAACAAGAAGCCGAGAGGCTTCAAAGAATTGCTCATGCCAAATCCGACAAATCAGAGGAAGAGTATACTAGCAGTTATCTCAAACTCCGTTTGAGTGAAGCCGAGGCTGAGAAGAAGTATTTGTTTGAAAAGATAAAGCTGCAAGAGAGTTCACACACTTCACAGAGCAGCAACGGTGGCGACCCTTCGCAGATTCTGACATATGCCAAAATCCGGGATCTTCTCCATGGATACAATATCCCCTCTAAGACAGATTCTCACCCAAATGAGCGCCACAATTTTAGAACAAATCCTTAA
- the LOC107934013 gene encoding probable E3 ubiquitin-protein ligase XERICO, with protein MGLSSLPAPSEGVLCILLVNTALSISIVKGIIRSILHVVGIHLPQPPSDYTENPSEANDFHLNTPESYIEEFRSRTPTIHFGAVLCSCKRPQHDCRVCLTQFEPKSEINHLSCGHLFHKVCLEKWLDYWNITCPLCRTPLLTEEEASCFW; from the coding sequence atgggtcTCTCAAGTCTTCCAGCTCCATCAGAAGGAGTGTTATGTATACTCTTGGTAAACACAGCTTTATCTATATCTATAGTTAAAGGCATAATCCGATCGATCCTTCACGTTGTCGGTATCCATCTCCCACAACCACCATCGGATTACACTGAAAATCCCTCGGAAGCGAATGATTTCCACCTTAATACTCCTGAAAGTTACATCGAGGAATTCCGGAGTAGGACCCCAACAATTCATTTCGGTGCTGTTTTATGTAGCTGCAAACGGCCTCAGCACGACTGTCGGGTTTGTCTGACTCAGTTTGAGCCAAAATCCGAGATTAACCACTTGTCGTGTGGTCATCTCTTTCACAAGGTGTGTTTGGAAAAATGGTTGGATTATTGGAATATTACATGCCCTCTTTGCAGGACTCCTTTGTTGACTGAAGAAGAAGCTTCTTGCTTTTGGTAA
- the LOC107934014 gene encoding zinc finger protein CONSTANS-LIKE 9 produces MGYNCDFCGDQRPVVYCRSDAACLCLSCDRNVHSANALSKRHSRTLLCERCNSQPAFVRCVEERVSLCQNCDWMGHGTSTSNSRHKRQAINCYSGCPSSAELSSIWPFFQQPPSAGESSCERELGLMSINENIASTSWGPTENNISQDNTGIAITNDTCNSDKESGMGESSGRLLDQPSGSKDTSLPKLCCPQTKYPGLSEDDLYDDFNMDEVDLNLEKYEELFGMTLNHSEELLENGGIASLFGTKDMPAADSDCQVAAAAEGSSVGLVNAIQPACSNAASADSMMSNKTDSILYFTARRPHPGESSAGDYQDCGASSMLLMGEPPWCPPCTETSFTSATRTDAVMRYKEKKKTRMFEKRVRYASRKARADVRKRVKGRFVKAGDAYDYDPLSPTRSF; encoded by the exons ATGGGTTATAATTGTGATTTCTGCGGAGATCAAAGGCCTGTAGTATATTGCCGGTCTGATGCTGCCTGTTTATGTTTATCATGCGATAGAAATGTCCATTCTGCTAATGCACTATCGAAACGCCATTCGAGAACATTGTTATGTGAAAGATGCAATTCGCAACCTGCTTTTGTTAGATGTGTTGAGGAAAGGGTTTCCCTCTGTCAGAACTGTGATTGGATGGGACATGGTACTTCTACCTCGAACTCAAGACATAAGAGGCAAGCGATCAATTGTTACTCCGGTTGTCCATCATCCGCGGAACTTTCTTCCATATGGCCATTTTTTCAACAACCTCCTTCAGCTGGTGAATCTAGCTGTGAGCGGGAATTAGGTCTAATGAGCATCAATGAGAACATTGCGAGTACTTCATGGGGCCCTACGGAGAACAACATTAGCCAAGATAATACTGGTATAGCTATAACTAATGATACTTGCAATTCGGATAAGGAAAGTGGCATGGGCGAGTCTTCTGGACGACTTTTGGATCAGCCATCTGGATCAAAAGACACATCATTGCCCAAG TTATGTTGCCCTCAAACAAAGTATCCTGGACTTTCTGAGGATGATCTCTACGATGACTTCAACATGGATGAAGTTGATTTGAATCTCGAAAAGTACGAAGAACTCTTTGGGATGACACTCAATCATTCGGAAGAACTTCTTGAGAATGGTGGAATTGCTAGCTTATTTGGGACAAAAGACATGCCTGCTGCTGATTCAGACTGTCAAGTAGCAGCAGCTGCTGAG GGCTCATCTGTTGGACTGGTCAATGCAATCCAGCCAGCATGCAGCAATGCGGCATCTGCCGATTCCATGATGAGCAATAAAACCGATTCAATCCTATATTTTACTGCCAGGCGGCCCCATCCCGGAGAGAGTAGTGCAGGAGATTACCAAGATTGCGGGGCGTCGTCAATGCTTCTCATGGGAGAACCTCCTTGGTGTCCTCCATGTACTGAGACCTCCTTCACGTCAGCAACTAGAACTGATGCTGTCATGCGATACAAGGAAAAGAAGAAGACACGAAT GTTTGAGAAGCGAGTGAGATATGCTTCTCGCAAAGCAAGGGCTGATGTGAGGAAGCGCGTGAAAGGACGGTTTGTCAAAGCCGGTGATGCCTATGATTATGATCCATTGAGTCCAACCAGAAGCTTTTGA